In the Plectropomus leopardus isolate mb chromosome 5, YSFRI_Pleo_2.0, whole genome shotgun sequence genome, one interval contains:
- the LOC121943503 gene encoding glycerophosphodiester phosphodiesterase domain-containing protein 5-like — protein sequence MTQFLRKYQSVNISTNLYVISQPWLYTLAWCAGAQSVTTNSIHILSKIKTPLFLMTPEEYSLMWILTDAVSAVLIIAVFVFHWWRERGLPFWSGSRQTHENGPYSKFRTELSDVWSISSVNVRPDLRSTPNSPSTPHLPTITEE from the exons TTTCTCAG AAAGTACCAGTCAGTCAACATCAGCACCAACCTGTATGTGATCAGCCAGCCATGGCTCTACACTCTGGCCTGGTGTGCCGGAGCTCAGTCCGTAACCACCAACTCCATCCACATCCTGTCCAAAATCAAAACGCCGCTCTTCCTCATG ACTCCAGAGGAATATAGTTTGATGTGGATTCTGACTGATGCTGTGTCGGCCGTCCTCATCATTGCAGTTTTCGTATTCCATTG gtggagagagagaggactgcCCTTCTGGTCCGGCAGCCGTCAGACTCATGAGAACGGACCGTACAGCAAGTTTAGGACGG AGCTGAGTGACGTTTGGTCCATCTCCAGTGTCAACGTCCGGCCTGACCTACGGAGCACTCCTAATTCACCCAGTACCCCTCACCTGCCCACCATCACAGAGGAGTga